A genomic window from Candidatus Pelagisphaera phototrophica includes:
- a CDS encoding complex I subunit 5 family protein gives MIDQSPAIILLAPFLLAILLALLGIKREWLCFPLVIAGLAISVAASVVTLMRVIDEGTIQYFFGGWEPPFGINLRVDGLNALVALAVSTVSLLTAIYSKRAVPAETSDKVSQFYTLYLLSVTGLLGIVLTGDAFNLYVLIEISALTSYALIGMGSRRATLAAYKYLIMGTIGASFYLLGVGYLYIKTGSLNMYDIQEQIVANNLHGSPSIFVAFVVIMVGVWIKMAFFPLHSWLPNSYTYGPSTTSALLGPLVTKVMIYVMIRMILTVFSPEFAFDQLDWSNIIVWMSVIAILAASISALAQASLQKILSFLIIAEVGYMVGGVWLADEMGMVGSIYHIIADAFMTLCVFLFAGIIFAKTGSRDISAMGGLFTKMPLTMVGFLVGAFSLIGIPPTAGFFSKWYLIQGGISSGHYEYVAALLISSLINAVIFFRIIEIAYFGTKPAEGHGHHHNEEHKDGPKEASFSMLFPLLITAALLLGIGLYNQEVVAIITNFVSQFKIGAIIL, from the coding sequence ATGATTGATCAGTCTCCCGCTATAATTCTTCTCGCCCCTTTCCTGCTTGCTATTTTGCTCGCACTTCTGGGCATCAAGCGTGAATGGCTTTGTTTTCCACTAGTCATTGCGGGTCTAGCTATTTCGGTCGCTGCCAGTGTGGTCACCTTGATGCGCGTTATCGATGAGGGAACCATCCAGTACTTTTTCGGCGGATGGGAACCTCCGTTTGGCATTAATCTTCGCGTCGACGGACTCAACGCCCTAGTGGCCTTGGCTGTATCAACGGTCTCTTTGCTAACAGCCATCTATTCAAAAAGGGCTGTTCCTGCTGAGACCTCGGACAAAGTATCCCAATTTTACACTCTCTACCTGCTATCGGTAACCGGACTGCTCGGCATCGTCCTTACAGGTGACGCCTTCAACCTTTACGTTCTGATCGAAATATCCGCGCTAACAAGTTATGCATTGATCGGGATGGGCTCAAGAAGAGCCACACTAGCGGCTTACAAATACCTGATCATGGGTACAATTGGGGCGTCCTTCTACTTACTAGGAGTTGGTTACCTTTATATAAAAACGGGTTCCCTGAATATGTATGACATTCAGGAGCAAATTGTTGCTAACAATTTGCATGGCTCGCCTTCGATATTCGTTGCCTTCGTAGTAATCATGGTAGGCGTCTGGATTAAAATGGCATTCTTTCCTCTACACTCCTGGCTGCCGAACTCATACACCTATGGTCCCTCCACTACCAGTGCCCTCCTAGGGCCTCTTGTGACAAAAGTCATGATTTATGTCATGATTCGAATGATACTGACCGTATTCAGTCCCGAGTTCGCTTTTGATCAACTCGATTGGAGCAACATCATCGTCTGGATGTCGGTGATCGCGATATTGGCGGCTTCTATCTCAGCCCTTGCTCAAGCCAGTCTGCAAAAAATCCTGTCCTTCCTTATCATTGCCGAAGTCGGCTACATGGTCGGCGGAGTTTGGCTGGCCGACGAAATGGGTATGGTCGGATCAATCTACCACATCATCGCTGACGCGTTTATGACGCTTTGCGTGTTTCTTTTTGCCGGTATCATTTTCGCCAAGACAGGAAGCCGCGATATATCCGCGATGGGGGGACTTTTCACTAAAATGCCCCTCACTATGGTGGGATTTCTAGTCGGTGCGTTTTCCTTAATCGGCATTCCCCCGACAGCCGGATTTTTCAGTAAATGGTACTTGATTCAGGGCGGGATCAGCTCTGGTCATTATGAATATGTAGCTGCCCTTCTCATTTCTTCGTTAATCAATGCCGTTATTTTCTTCCGCATTATCGAGATTGCCTATTTTGGAACCAAACCCGCAGAGGGACATGGCCACCACCATAATGAAGAGCACAAAGACGGACCGAAGGAGGCCTCATTCTCAATGCTCTTCCCTCTCCTCATCACCGCAGCTCTGTTGCTTGGTATCGGACTCTACAATCAGGAAGTAGTCGCGATCATAACCAACTTCGTCTCCCAATTTAAGATTGGAGCCATCATTCTTTAG
- a CDS encoding Na(+)/H(+) antiporter subunit B yields MKSFALIAVILTGWLLLTAVSDFPDWGDTESPANDYRLSQHYITETFPESSVPNMVTAVLADYRGYDTMFETVVIFVAGIAIMSILRRKPLDHLKDKGKETRTYKKDPDLIIDTTCRLMIPIIQLFALYVVAHGHHSPGGGFQGGVIFGASFILLALSRDLQAAQRWVPEKRVLNLAGIGILIYSGFGFACMLLGSNFLDYEILHKIMPATPVEARSHSMLGVEIGVAFTCTAIMFSIYSNLASNGDMKETL; encoded by the coding sequence TTGAAATCGTTCGCTCTTATTGCCGTCATTCTTACGGGCTGGCTTCTCCTGACTGCGGTAAGTGATTTTCCCGACTGGGGAGATACGGAGTCACCCGCCAATGACTACCGCCTTTCTCAGCACTACATCACGGAAACCTTCCCTGAGTCCAGTGTTCCTAATATGGTAACCGCCGTGCTTGCAGACTATCGTGGATATGACACGATGTTTGAGACAGTCGTTATTTTCGTGGCAGGCATTGCGATCATGAGCATTCTTCGCCGCAAACCTCTAGACCATCTCAAGGACAAAGGAAAGGAAACCCGAACTTACAAAAAAGATCCTGACCTGATCATAGACACGACCTGTCGTTTGATGATTCCGATTATTCAACTGTTCGCCCTGTACGTGGTCGCCCACGGGCATCACAGTCCCGGAGGAGGTTTTCAGGGTGGAGTTATTTTTGGAGCCAGCTTCATCCTTCTCGCACTTTCGCGCGACTTGCAAGCCGCTCAAAGATGGGTCCCCGAAAAACGGGTACTCAATCTCGCTGGTATCGGAATCCTGATCTACTCCGGATTTGGATTCGCCTGTATGCTACTGGGGAGCAACTTCCTAGACTACGAAATACTCCATAAAATCATGCCAGCGACTCCCGTAGAGGCTAGGTCCCATAGCATGTTGGGAGTTGAAATTGGGGTAGCCTTCACTTGTACCGCAATCATGTTCTCGATTTATTCCAACCTAGCCTCCAACGGCGATATGAAGGAGACCCTCTAG
- a CDS encoding monovalent cation/H+ antiporter complex subunit F, with translation MEKFFIFAGVAIFALMFPIVWRIIVGPTAIDRIVAVNVIGTKTTVLLVLIGMIYGRVEMFVDFALTYALLNFIGSLAAARYFDRVNPDKNFSNSEAKEQES, from the coding sequence ATGGAGAAGTTTTTCATCTTTGCTGGAGTTGCCATTTTCGCCCTTATGTTCCCGATCGTCTGGCGTATCATTGTGGGTCCAACCGCAATTGACCGAATCGTCGCGGTAAATGTAATCGGCACCAAAACAACCGTTCTACTGGTCCTGATTGGCATGATCTACGGTCGGGTAGAGATGTTCGTGGATTTCGCTCTTACCTACGCCCTCCTAAACTTTATCGGATCCTTAGCCGCCGCTCGATACTTTGATCGGGTCAATCCCGATAAGAACTTCTCAAACTCCGAAGCTAAGGAGCAAGAATCATGA
- the mnhG gene encoding monovalent cation/H(+) antiporter subunit G: MIPATICIVLVCIGILFFVGGAVGIIRFPDFYTRMHAAGKGDTMSVFLILMGLATYQLADFSLANILVAGKILFITMFIMWASPTSTHALIKAGFEEGQKLWTRNGVEEDSDK; this comes from the coding sequence ATGATTCCAGCCACCATTTGCATCGTCCTTGTCTGTATTGGAATTCTTTTTTTTGTAGGAGGAGCCGTCGGGATCATTAGGTTTCCTGATTTCTACACGCGCATGCATGCTGCTGGGAAAGGGGATACGATGTCCGTCTTCCTGATTCTCATGGGTTTAGCCACCTACCAGTTGGCCGACTTCAGCTTGGCTAACATCCTAGTCGCTGGCAAAATTCTTTTCATTACGATGTTTATAATGTGGGCCAGCCCCACCAGTACCCATGCCTTGATCAAAGCGGGATTCGAGGAAGGACAGAAACTATGGACACGGAACGGGGTAGAGGAGGACTCTGACAAATGA
- a CDS encoding hydrogenase subunit MbhD domain-containing protein, whose product MIWAFDLITLIFLVITAIISLQTKDLLSAAMIFGVYSFLMCLLWAGMAAVDVAFTESAVGAGVSAVFLIATVLRTTRRSSD is encoded by the coding sequence ATGATTTGGGCATTCGATCTAATTACCCTGATTTTTCTCGTTATCACCGCGATTATATCGCTGCAGACAAAAGATCTGCTCAGTGCCGCCATGATTTTTGGCGTCTACAGTTTCCTTATGTGTCTGCTTTGGGCCGGGATGGCGGCTGTTGATGTTGCCTTCACCGAATCCGCGGTCGGCGCCGGCGTTAGTGCCGTCTTTCTAATCGCTACCGTTCTGCGCACAACACGGAGGTCTTCAGATTGA
- a CDS encoding Na(+)/H(+) antiporter subunit D: METLANIPPSFLLFAGALVTVLLKGTLRNVFLVALPILTFIHIAYLPSGNGLQVSFLPGFGDSELLRVDKLSKAFGYIFTLNAAAALLFAFYVKKAIQHTAALIYIGSALGVIFAGDLITLYINWELMAVSSTFVILARDTAKAKGAAFRYVMVHIFGGLLLLAGIVMTVSNGGSIAFDSFDYASANLGTWLILGGFLVNAAAPGVSAWLSDAYPEASVTGGVILSAYTTKTAVYVLLRSFHGWEPLIWIGCAMTVFGIIYALLENDMRRILAYSIINQVGFMVCAAGIGTDMAISGATAHAFCHIIYKSLLWMSAGAVLYRTGKSRCTELGGLYKTMPLTLLFGTIGALAISAVPLTSGFTSKTIIIAAAEHEHLLWPWIVLELASAGVFLHAGIKFPYFVFFNQDRGLRPKEAPGTMLWAMGILSFLCIYLGIRPQALYDILPYTVDYQAYTTSHLVTQMQLLMFSALVFFLFLPMLKRTPTIVLDTDWFYRKGGQFFYSTCDICLNGINRIAHKTLIAGATKKLCHFATEGPANLLTLILTPIWEISGTSMDQREKLREDLRENVRKGVFPIGITACLSVLLIAVLFFF; encoded by the coding sequence ATGGAAACGCTAGCTAACATCCCCCCATCATTTTTGCTCTTTGCGGGAGCTCTCGTTACGGTCCTTTTGAAAGGGACGCTACGAAACGTCTTCCTGGTCGCGCTACCCATTCTGACTTTCATTCATATCGCCTACCTGCCGAGCGGAAATGGGCTCCAAGTCTCCTTTCTTCCCGGATTCGGGGACAGTGAATTGCTGCGGGTCGACAAGTTGAGCAAGGCCTTTGGCTATATATTTACACTGAACGCCGCTGCCGCCCTCCTTTTTGCTTTTTATGTTAAAAAGGCAATCCAGCATACCGCTGCATTAATCTACATCGGATCTGCTCTTGGGGTTATTTTTGCCGGGGACCTTATCACGCTTTACATCAACTGGGAATTGATGGCCGTCAGTTCGACGTTTGTCATTCTTGCTCGAGATACCGCTAAGGCAAAGGGCGCTGCATTCCGCTATGTCATGGTCCACATCTTTGGCGGCCTACTACTCCTTGCCGGCATCGTCATGACGGTTTCCAATGGCGGTAGCATCGCTTTCGACTCGTTTGACTATGCCAGCGCCAACCTCGGCACCTGGCTGATACTGGGAGGATTCCTTGTCAACGCAGCCGCCCCAGGAGTTTCCGCCTGGCTGTCGGACGCCTATCCGGAAGCCAGCGTCACAGGTGGAGTGATCCTGAGCGCCTATACAACCAAGACCGCAGTTTACGTTTTACTAAGGTCCTTTCATGGATGGGAGCCCCTCATCTGGATCGGCTGTGCCATGACCGTTTTTGGTATCATTTACGCCCTTCTCGAGAACGATATGCGTCGCATCCTCGCCTACTCGATCATCAACCAAGTTGGGTTCATGGTTTGCGCTGCAGGCATTGGAACGGACATGGCGATCAGCGGAGCCACCGCTCACGCGTTTTGCCACATCATATACAAGTCTCTGCTTTGGATGTCTGCGGGAGCGGTGCTCTACCGCACTGGCAAAAGCCGCTGTACCGAATTGGGTGGGCTCTACAAAACGATGCCGCTCACTCTATTGTTCGGCACGATCGGGGCCCTCGCCATTTCCGCCGTCCCGCTGACTAGTGGATTCACAAGCAAGACAATCATCATCGCAGCTGCAGAACACGAACATCTCCTGTGGCCCTGGATCGTCTTGGAACTCGCATCAGCCGGTGTCTTCCTTCACGCAGGCATCAAGTTTCCCTACTTCGTCTTCTTCAACCAAGACCGCGGACTCCGACCCAAAGAAGCTCCCGGCACTATGCTTTGGGCCATGGGGATACTCTCCTTCCTCTGCATCTACTTGGGAATAAGGCCACAGGCCTTATATGACATTCTTCCCTACACAGTTGATTACCAAGCCTACACGACGAGTCACCTCGTCACCCAGATGCAGCTACTGATGTTCTCGGCTCTGGTGTTCTTCCTTTTCCTCCCGATGTTGAAGCGCACTCCGACGATCGTTTTGGATACCGACTGGTTCTACCGAAAAGGAGGTCAGTTCTTCTACTCAACCTGTGATATTTGCCTAAACGGCATCAACAGGATCGCCCATAAAACCCTCATCGCAGGGGCTACGAAAAAGCTTTGCCATTTCGCAACGGAAGGACCCGCAAATCTATTGACGCTGATTCTAACCCCCATTTGGGAGATTTCGGGTACCTCGATGGACCAACGCGAGAAGCTTCGCGAAGACCTACGAGAAAATGTGCGAAAAGGAGTATTCCCGATCGGAATAACCGCCTGCTTGTCCGTCCTGCTCATCGCAGTCCTGTTTTTCTTTTAG
- a CDS encoding monovalent cation/H+ antiporter subunit D family protein — protein sequence MPSSITSFTPVLASLVSLLAVLPIVLLGKRPNLREGATFLAAFIKFGLVVSMLPTILAGSTIEFTVWEIVPNLAIAFRVDGLGMLFGLVASSLWIVTSLYSIGYMRGLKEHSQTRFFTFFAISLSATIGVAFAANLFTLYLFYEMLSLATYPLVTHHQDKEARTGGRTYLTYLLSTSIGFVLPALIFVYVKTGSSMEFSSSGFLSGHITASEALILLLLFTFGFAKSGLMPFHSWLPGAMVAPTPVSALLHAVAVVKVGVFCILRVFTGVFGTDYLQDLDIATVVAWIAAFTIVASSLIALTQDNLKRRLAFSTVGQLSYIILGAALLSDRAVTGSMTHIAMHAVGKITLFMCAGAIFVATGKKYISQMDGLGRKMPITFAAFSIGALSVIGLPPTGGLISKFYLVTGAMDAGQSALLVIFLISTILNAAYLLPIGYRAFFPKDPQLAKQPFSWKTTEEANWQCITPLSITAVLAIILFIKPQFLLQLAGLMVGANG from the coding sequence ATGCCTTCTTCCATCACTAGCTTCACACCGGTATTGGCCAGTCTGGTTTCCCTCTTGGCGGTGCTCCCTATTGTACTACTTGGCAAAAGGCCAAATTTGCGCGAAGGCGCAACTTTCCTAGCAGCATTTATCAAATTCGGGCTGGTCGTGTCCATGCTCCCGACCATTTTGGCCGGCTCGACAATCGAGTTCACCGTTTGGGAAATCGTTCCCAACTTGGCCATCGCCTTCCGCGTGGACGGGCTTGGAATGCTTTTCGGATTGGTGGCGTCCTCGCTATGGATCGTTACTTCGCTCTATTCTATCGGATACATGCGCGGGCTGAAAGAGCATTCCCAGACCCGCTTCTTCACTTTCTTTGCGATCTCTCTGTCCGCTACGATCGGAGTAGCTTTCGCCGCGAATCTTTTCACTCTCTACCTGTTTTACGAAATGCTGTCACTGGCTACGTATCCGCTAGTGACCCACCATCAGGACAAGGAAGCGAGAACCGGTGGCAGAACCTACTTAACCTACTTGCTAAGCACATCAATCGGGTTCGTGCTTCCCGCTCTTATCTTTGTTTATGTCAAGACCGGGAGCAGCATGGAGTTTTCTAGCAGTGGCTTCCTTTCTGGCCACATAACGGCCTCCGAAGCGCTCATTCTCCTCCTTCTCTTCACATTCGGCTTCGCAAAGTCAGGCCTAATGCCTTTCCATTCCTGGCTCCCGGGAGCGATGGTCGCGCCCACTCCGGTGAGCGCCCTCCTTCATGCCGTCGCGGTCGTTAAGGTTGGAGTATTTTGTATCCTTCGCGTCTTTACAGGAGTATTCGGGACTGACTATCTCCAAGATTTGGACATTGCTACGGTCGTCGCCTGGATCGCGGCCTTCACCATTGTCGCATCGTCTCTGATTGCCTTAACTCAGGATAATCTCAAGCGCCGACTCGCCTTCTCGACCGTTGGCCAGCTTTCCTACATCATTCTCGGAGCCGCGCTGCTGAGTGATAGAGCCGTGACAGGTTCAATGACCCATATTGCGATGCACGCAGTTGGGAAAATCACCCTTTTCATGTGCGCCGGAGCGATCTTTGTCGCCACGGGAAAGAAATACATCAGCCAAATGGACGGACTGGGCCGCAAGATGCCGATAACGTTCGCCGCCTTCTCCATCGGCGCTCTGAGCGTGATTGGCCTTCCCCCAACGGGTGGCCTCATCAGCAAGTTCTATCTAGTCACTGGGGCAATGGATGCCGGTCAATCCGCATTGCTGGTCATCTTTCTCATAAGTACTATTTTAAATGCGGCCTATCTGTTGCCCATTGGGTATCGAGCCTTCTTCCCCAAAGACCCTCAACTGGCAAAACAGCCTTTCTCTTGGAAAACCACAGAGGAGGCGAACTGGCAGTGCATCACGCCGCTTAGCATCACAGCAGTGCTAGCGATTATTCTTTTCATTAAACCACAATTCCTTCTTCAGCTCGCCGGACTAATGGTGGGCGCGAACGGCTAA
- a CDS encoding cation:proton antiporter subunit C, translating to MELLEALSTKFNYWIYVIIMMIGLYAMISKNNLVKKLIGMSIFQTAIILFYVSIGVKEGATIPILYHDQVHPSHGDRHHGADTGHGQDHHPSHEEIVANLHIEPDDFGNPLPHVLMLTAIVVGVATLGVGLALTQKVYRDFGSIEESEILESIKSAK from the coding sequence ATGGAACTGCTCGAAGCGCTAAGTACCAAATTTAACTACTGGATATACGTAATCATCATGATGATCGGGCTCTACGCCATGATCTCGAAAAACAATCTAGTTAAAAAACTGATCGGTATGTCTATATTCCAGACAGCCATCATTCTCTTTTACGTTTCAATCGGTGTAAAGGAAGGAGCCACCATTCCGATCCTTTACCACGATCAAGTTCACCCCTCTCACGGAGACCGTCACCATGGAGCGGATACTGGACACGGCCAAGACCATCATCCAAGCCACGAGGAAATAGTTGCAAATCTCCACATCGAGCCAGACGACTTTGGCAATCCCCTTCCTCACGTCCTCATGCTAACGGCTATCGTAGTCGGTGTCGCAACTCTAGGTGTCGGTCTCGCCCTAACCCAAAAGGTATACCGAGATTTTGGTTCAATCGAAGAGAGTGAAATTCTCGAGTCAATCAAGTCTGCAAAATGA